From the genome of Puniceicoccales bacterium, one region includes:
- the secE gene encoding preprotein translocase subunit SecE has product MNPFRRISIFCVETVDELKKASWPTARELRKSTIVVLIGMVVLGIYVSLVDFALGGAINTVSSWVRGCIG; this is encoded by the coding sequence ATGAATCCGTTTAGGCGAATCAGTATATTTTGCGTTGAAACCGTAGATGAGTTAAAAAAGGCTTCCTGGCCAACGGCCCGGGAGCTACGTAAATCGACTATCGTTGTGTTAATTGGAATGGTAGTGCTGGGGATATATGTGTCATTGGTAGATTTTGCGCTAGGTGGAGCTATTAATACGGTAAGTTCTTGGGTAAGAGGATGCATTGGATAA
- the tuf gene encoding elongation factor Tu, protein MSRNIANDEIVKVKSAKSEFIANKPHINVGTIGHVDHGKSTLTTALLKVQADKGLAEFKSYADVTKGGTVRDATKTVTIAVSHVEYSTETRHYAHVDCPGHADFIKNMITGAAQMDGAILVVSAHDGPMPQTREHILLARQVGVPNIVVFLNKVDLLKNEPELIDLVEMEIRELLSKYEYDGDNIPVIRGSALSALTDEKSGVNSKEGMNSREGVNSIMKLLDTLDSYIKVPIRDVEKPFLMAVEDVFSITGRGTVATGRIERGTIRLNEEVEIVGLGETKKTICTGIEMFRKLLPEGRAGDNVGLLLRGLNKEDVERGQVIAKPKSITPHTVARAEIYVLTKDEGGRHTPFINGYRPQFFFGTADVTGVVTLPENAEMVMPGDNLNVKLDLQKPIAMEKGQKFAMREGGRTIGAGRITEIIE, encoded by the coding sequence ATGAGTAGAAATATAGCAAATGATGAGATTGTAAAAGTAAAATCGGCGAAGAGTGAATTTATAGCAAATAAGCCACATATAAATGTGGGTACAATTGGACATGTCGACCATGGGAAATCTACTCTCACAACTGCATTATTAAAGGTTCAGGCCGACAAAGGGTTGGCTGAATTTAAGTCCTATGCAGATGTGACCAAAGGTGGGACGGTCCGGGATGCGACAAAAACAGTTACAATAGCCGTGTCCCACGTTGAATATTCAACCGAAACCCGACATTATGCACATGTTGACTGCCCTGGCCATGCCGATTTTATAAAAAATATGATAACCGGTGCCGCTCAAATGGATGGCGCAATTTTAGTTGTGAGCGCCCATGACGGCCCGATGCCCCAGACCCGGGAACACATACTGTTGGCTCGACAGGTTGGTGTCCCAAATATAGTCGTTTTCTTAAATAAAGTAGATCTTCTAAAAAATGAACCGGAACTCATTGATCTGGTGGAAATGGAAATCCGTGAGCTGCTAAGCAAATACGAATACGATGGCGATAATATACCAGTGATACGTGGATCGGCATTGAGTGCGCTGACAGACGAAAAGTCCGGAGTAAATTCCAAGGAAGGAATGAATTCCAGGGAGGGAGTAAATTCCATTATGAAGTTATTGGATACCCTGGACAGTTATATCAAAGTACCAATCCGTGATGTGGAAAAACCGTTTTTGATGGCCGTCGAAGATGTATTTTCCATTACAGGTCGTGGCACTGTGGCCACCGGACGGATCGAACGTGGAACGATTAGGCTCAATGAAGAGGTAGAGATCGTTGGCCTAGGCGAAACCAAAAAAACCATTTGCACCGGCATCGAAATGTTCCGTAAGTTGCTGCCAGAAGGCCGCGCCGGCGACAATGTGGGACTTTTGCTCCGTGGACTTAATAAAGAAGACGTTGAAAGAGGCCAGGTTATAGCTAAGCCGAAAAGCATCACTCCTCATACCGTGGCGAGGGCTGAAATATATGTGTTAACAAAGGACGAAGGTGGTCGGCATACGCCATTTATTAATGGTTATAGACCGCAATTTTTCTTTGGAACAGCGGATGTCACCGGCGTTGTAACCCTTCCTGAAAACGCAGAAATGGTAATGCCAGGCGACAATTTGAACGTTAAGCTGGATTTACAAAAGCCCATAGCAATGGAAAAAGGCCAAAAATTTGCCATGAGAGAAGGTGGACGTACCATAGGTGCCGGCAGAATTACAGAGATTATTGAGTAA
- the nusG gene encoding transcription termination/antitermination protein NusG, with protein sequence MATTTIDDFRWYALQILTNQEGKVKSYIDKFMLINGLTEFIAEVLVPSENVVEIKNGKKYHRVKKFYPGYAFIKMKLFDDDGNLLQEPWQFVRNTQGVVNFVGGDKPVPLKQPEVDRILEQAKKANEAPVQKVSFDIGNRVKITEGPFAESVGDVIDIDLDTGKMKVSVSLFGRDTPVELEFWQANIINKQ encoded by the coding sequence ATGGCCACAACTACGATTGATGATTTCCGGTGGTATGCCTTGCAGATTTTAACCAATCAGGAAGGCAAGGTTAAGTCATATATAGATAAGTTTATGTTGATAAATGGCTTAACCGAATTCATAGCTGAAGTTTTGGTGCCTTCGGAAAATGTGGTTGAGATAAAGAATGGGAAAAAATATCATCGGGTTAAGAAATTTTATCCGGGCTATGCGTTCATTAAGATGAAATTATTCGATGATGATGGCAATTTATTGCAGGAACCTTGGCAGTTCGTCAGAAATACCCAGGGAGTTGTGAATTTTGTCGGTGGAGATAAACCGGTTCCTCTGAAACAACCTGAGGTTGACCGAATTCTGGAACAGGCTAAAAAAGCCAACGAGGCTCCGGTGCAAAAGGTCTCTTTCGACATTGGAAATCGGGTGAAGATAACCGAGGGTCCCTTTGCGGAATCCGTTGGTGATGTGATAGATATAGATCTTGATACGGGAAAAATGAAGGTATCGGTTTCGCTATTTGGCCGCGATACACCGGTGGAACTGGAGTTTTGGCAGGCCAATATTATCAATAAACAATAG